In Hemiscyllium ocellatum isolate sHemOce1 chromosome 5, sHemOce1.pat.X.cur, whole genome shotgun sequence, the following are encoded in one genomic region:
- the mrpl36 gene encoding large ribosomal subunit protein bL36m, with protein sequence MLGECENCGSESRVWRWKATASQYPRSRGIDVPDACVNRMAFLVKNLLQVINKPLWQLSKCSVLCRPSVCLVTHKPLSMVVTMKPKIGPDPIKTVRFAAMPFLQPCQLQTVQDLAGMKTKTSLKKRCKDCFFVRRRGRLYVYCKSHPRHKQRQG encoded by the exons ATGCTGGGAGAGTGTGAGAACTGCGGATCGgaatcgagagtgtggcgctggaaggCCACAGCCAgccagtatccgaggagcaggggaatcgacgttccGGATGCGT GTGTGAACAGGATGGCCTTTCTTGTGAAGAATCTGCTCCAGGTGATCAACAAGCCTCTGTGGCAGTTGAGCAAGTGTTCAGTCCTCTGTAGGCCATCCGTCTGTTTGGTGACACATAAGCCTCTGAGTATGGTTGTCACAATGAAGCCCAAAATTGGGCCAGATCCCATCAAGACAGTGAGATTTGCTGCCATGCCGTTTCTTCAACCATGCCAACTGCAAACTGTACAGGATCTTGCAGGAATGAAAACTAAGACTTCTCTAAAGAAGCGATGCAAGGATTGCTTCTTTGTGCGTAGACGGGGGCGATTATATGTGTACTGCAAGTCTCATCCCAGGCACAAACAGAGGCAGGGCTAA